A DNA window from Mus caroli chromosome 8, CAROLI_EIJ_v1.1, whole genome shotgun sequence contains the following coding sequences:
- the Pdp2 gene encoding pyruvate dehydrogenase [acetyl-transferring]-phosphatase 2, mitochondrial produces MSSTVSYWIFNSARNRIALLRGGRRLYSRAATSRNPLKWRPFSLASASSAFEGGSPSGGFALRKAYRHTSTEEEDFHLQLSPEQVSDLLRAGESSHKVLDFNGVPNSVLRFESNQLAANSPVEDRQGVATCVQTNGMMFGIFDGHGGHACAQAVSERLFYYMAVSLMSHQTLEQMEEAMENMKPLLPILRWLKHPGDSIYKDVTSVHLDHLRVYWQELLDLHMEMGLSIEEALMYSFQRLDSDISLEIQAPLEDEVTRNLSLQVAFSGATACMAHVNGVHLHVANAGDCRAILGVQEENGTWSCLPLTCDHNAWNEAELSRLKREHPESEDRTLIIDDRLLGVLMPCRAFGDVQLKWSKELQRNVLARGFDTEALNIYQFTPPHYHTPPYLTAKPEVTYHRLRRQDKFLVLASDGLWDMLGNEDVVRLVVGHLSKVGRHKPDLDQRPANLGLMQSLLLQRKASGLHAADQNTATHLIRHAIGSNEYGEMEPERLAAMLTLPEDVARMYRDDITVMVVFFNSDSIDTFCKEG; encoded by the coding sequence ATGTCAAGTACTGTGTCCTACTGGATCTTCAATTCTGCAAGGAATCGTATTGCTCTTTTACGAGGCGGGAGACGCCTATACTCAAGGGCTGCCACGAGTAGGAACCCGCTGAAGTGGAGGCCCTTTTCTCTGGCATCAGCATCATCAGCCTTTGAGGGCGGTTCTCCATCTGGTGGCTTTGCCCTGCGGAAAGCCTACAGACACACATCAACCGAGGAAGAGGATTTCCACCTACAGCTCAGCCCTGAACAGGTCAGTGACCTGCTCCGAGCTGGTGAGTCATCCCACAAGGTCCTTGATTTCAACGGAGTTCCAAATTCAGTGTTAAGGTTTGAGAGCAACCAGCTGGCTGCCAATTCCCCGGTAGAGGACCGGCAAGGTGTGGCTACCTGCGTCCAAACGAACGGAATGATGTTCGGTATTTTTGATGGACATGGGGGCCACGCGTGTGCGCAAGCGGTGAGTGAGAGGCTTTTCTACTACATGGCGGTGTCCCTGATGTCCCATCAGACCTTGGAGCAGATGGAGGAAGCAATGGAAAACATGAAGCCTTTGCTGCCCATCCTGCGTTGGCTCAAGCACCCCGGAGATAGTATTTATAAGGATGTCACATCCGTGCATCTGGACCACCTCCGTGTCTATTGGCAGGAGCTCCTTGACCTGCATATGGAAATGGGGCTGAGCATTGAAGAAGCATTGATGTACTCCTTCCAGAGACTGGATTCTGACATCTCGCTAGAAATTCAGGCTCCTCTGGAAGATGAGGTAACGAGGAACTTATCCCTCCAGGTTGCTTTCTCTGGGGCAACAGCCTGCATGGCCCACGTCAATGGAGTTCACCTGCATGTAGCAAATGCTGGTGACTGCCGGGCTATCCTCGGTGTCCAGGAAGAAAACGGTACCTGGTCATGTTTACCTCTTACCTGTGACCACAATGCCTGGAATGAGGCTGAGCTGTCCCGGCTTAAGAGAGAACACCCCGAGTCCGAGGACAGGACACTCATCATAGATGACAGGCTTCTGGGTGTCCTCATGCCCTGCAGGGCTTTCGGGGATGTCCAGCTAAAGTGGAGCAAAGAGCTGCAGCGGAATGTCCTCGCGAGGGGCTTTGATACCGAGGCCCTCAACATCTACCAGTTTACCCCGCCCCACTACCACACTCCACCCTACCTGACTGCCAAACCCGAGGTTACCTACCACAGGCTGAGGCGCCAGGATAAGTTCCTGGTGCTGGCCTCAGATGGCCTGTGGGACATGCTGGGGAATGAGGACGTGGTGAGGCTGGTGGTGGGGCACCTGTCCAAGGTGGGTCGCCATAAGCCGGACCTGGACCAAAGACCAGCCAACCTGGGCCTCATGCAGAGTCTGCTGCTGCAGAGGAAAGCCAGTGGACTCCATGCGGCTGACCAGAACACAGCCACGCATCTGATCAGACACGCCATCGGGAGCAACGAGTATGGGGAGATGGAGCCGGAGCGGCTGGCTGCCATGCTGACACTGCCAGAGGATGTGGCCAGGATGTACCGGGATGATATCACTGTCATGGTGGTGTTTTTTAACTCCGATTCAATTGATACCTTCTGTAAGGAGGGTTAA